One segment of bacterium DNA contains the following:
- a CDS encoding invasin domain 3-containing protein: MGKKWCSLGVLGIWLLAGASAVPAREVAGRTFGGKGWNQSEVADSLALPVSFAGASRGAISFDLQRTGDTPAAAGETVFSLLDRSGVQVLRLQVSWAPAAGRNPTLTFRGPGKGDEYRHHGIGLWGPVVELDRPVARGESIHVDLTWDDGARKYAVSVDGKEQTRKAGDDEPGRSLSPAERERVNSDRERLGQPKAFDSRPLGAFLSGVVSVQLGSYGPPVPDPDGARALPPGKRRPYLRSALVESFTASVDDVPASQPPAISSVGHDAAKVSGFSGKLVAGDTLHVTLEGNPGATATFDLVHYPDLGGRITLDWRGWGVYLEEKAFYEPGEVNLRDVESYRVYASTVPFDPAAPGVEPVEQLEAGVQSYTFEYLQVDTPYYLAAVALMRDGTTRTVLAPITRQPLTETEPGVYGGSYRAGWQDRYPRAVVVGRLERLGAETTLTDTTVLAIDPGLTVAVAAEPNELKADEVSRSKVAVTVTDANGKAVPGHKVKFLLATTSTYTGVVGGGDFADQVGGRITQDRWLETDLFGRVELTYVAGFAAKTAIIVARDMVSNSTGSAWVKTYITAAAQLELEPAQETAAMAAGYEIAVTSSDEWLTADGRSQARITARVTLGGAPVEGHTVDFGVASGAGSIRTVKDITDRKGEARAVYTAGKKIGIVLITATDRTAEISGTVSIELRSDAPAKIAITLNPEKLPADGRSRAELSVLVTDINDNPNDNTEVEYAIASGGGELRDDKGLTGKNGESATHYTAGRTAGTVTFEITVRSTVPTEAELAKARNLAVAVTDYNFF, from the coding sequence ATGGGAAAGAAATGGTGTTCTCTCGGGGTCCTCGGCATCTGGCTGCTCGCGGGCGCGAGCGCCGTCCCGGCCCGTGAGGTCGCGGGGCGGACGTTCGGGGGGAAGGGCTGGAACCAGTCGGAGGTCGCGGACTCCCTCGCGCTGCCCGTCTCCTTCGCGGGGGCGAGCCGGGGAGCCATCTCCTTCGACCTGCAGCGCACGGGCGACACCCCGGCGGCGGCGGGGGAGACCGTCTTCTCCCTGCTGGACCGTTCCGGCGTCCAGGTGCTGCGCCTGCAGGTGAGCTGGGCGCCGGCTGCGGGCCGCAACCCCACGCTCACGTTTCGCGGCCCGGGAAAAGGCGATGAGTATCGACATCACGGGATCGGCCTCTGGGGACCGGTCGTCGAGCTGGACCGGCCGGTGGCCCGCGGCGAATCGATCCACGTGGACCTGACCTGGGACGATGGGGCCAGGAAGTACGCCGTCTCGGTCGACGGCAAGGAGCAGACCAGGAAGGCCGGGGACGACGAGCCCGGGAGGTCCCTGAGCCCGGCGGAGCGAGAGCGGGTCAACAGCGACCGCGAGCGGCTGGGCCAGCCCAAGGCCTTCGATTCCAGGCCCCTCGGCGCCTTCCTCTCCGGCGTGGTCTCGGTCCAGCTCGGGAGCTACGGCCCCCCGGTCCCCGACCCCGACGGCGCCCGCGCTCTCCCCCCAGGGAAGAGGCGTCCCTATCTCCGCAGCGCCCTCGTCGAGAGCTTCACCGCCTCCGTGGACGACGTCCCGGCGTCCCAGCCCCCCGCCATCTCGTCGGTGGGCCACGACGCGGCCAAGGTCTCCGGCTTCTCCGGCAAGCTCGTGGCCGGCGACACGCTTCACGTGACCCTGGAAGGGAACCCCGGCGCGACGGCAACCTTCGACCTCGTGCACTACCCCGACCTCGGCGGCAGGATCACCCTCGACTGGCGCGGCTGGGGGGTCTATCTCGAGGAAAAGGCCTTCTACGAGCCGGGCGAGGTCAATCTGCGCGACGTCGAGAGCTACCGCGTCTACGCGAGCACGGTGCCCTTCGACCCGGCCGCCCCGGGGGTGGAGCCCGTCGAGCAGCTGGAAGCCGGCGTGCAGTCCTACACCTTCGAGTATTTGCAGGTCGACACGCCCTACTACCTGGCTGCGGTGGCGCTCATGCGCGACGGGACGACCCGGACGGTTCTCGCGCCGATCACACGGCAGCCGCTGACGGAGACGGAGCCCGGGGTCTATGGCGGCTCCTATCGAGCCGGGTGGCAGGACCGCTACCCCCGGGCCGTGGTCGTCGGCCGTCTCGAGCGTCTGGGCGCCGAAACCACGCTCACCGACACGACGGTGCTCGCGATCGACCCTGGCCTCACCGTCGCGGTGGCCGCCGAGCCGAACGAGCTGAAGGCGGATGAGGTCTCCAGGTCCAAGGTTGCCGTGACGGTGACGGATGCCAATGGCAAGGCCGTTCCCGGCCACAAGGTGAAATTCCTGCTGGCCACGACCTCGACGTACACCGGCGTGGTCGGCGGCGGGGACTTCGCCGACCAGGTCGGCGGCAGGATCACGCAGGACCGCTGGCTCGAGACCGACCTGTTCGGCCGGGTGGAACTGACCTATGTCGCCGGCTTCGCTGCGAAGACGGCGATCATCGTGGCGCGCGACATGGTGAGCAACAGCACCGGCTCGGCCTGGGTGAAGACCTACATCACGGCGGCCGCCCAGCTCGAGCTCGAGCCGGCGCAGGAAACCGCTGCGATGGCGGCGGGGTACGAGATCGCGGTGACCTCCAGCGACGAATGGCTGACGGCGGATGGCAGGAGCCAGGCGCGGATCACGGCGCGGGTGACCCTCGGCGGCGCGCCGGTAGAGGGCCACACGGTCGACTTCGGCGTTGCCTCCGGAGCCGGCTCGATCCGGACGGTGAAGGACATCACCGACAGGAAAGGCGAGGCGCGCGCGGTCTACACCGCCGGGAAGAAGATCGGCATCGTGCTGATCACGGCGACCGACAGGACCGCGGAGATCAGCGGCACGGTGTCGATCGAGCTGCGCAGCGATGCCCCGGCGAAGATCGCCATCACGCTCAATCCGGAAAAGCTGCCGGCCGATGGCCGGAGCCGCGCCGAGCTGTCGGTGCTGGTGACCGACATCAACGACAACCCGAACGACAACACCGAGGTCGAGTACGCGATCGCCAGCGGCGGCGGAGAGTTGCGGGACGACAAGGGGTTGACCGGCAAGAACGGCGAGAGCGCGACGCACTACACGGCGGGGCGCACCGCCGGGACGGTCACGTTCGAGATCACGGTGCGGTCGACTGTCCCGACCGAAGCCGAGCTGGCAAAGGCCCGGAACCTGGCCGTGGCCGTCACCGACTACAACTTCTTTTAG